The nucleotide sequence tgAAGTCAAGACAAATTAATAAGCATGAATTGCAGCTATATTGGGAAAGGCTTGTATTTGGAGGCAACAAGACATGGGTTTACCTTCTCTGTGACTTTGCCAACTCCCTAGGACTTGTCCACTAAGTTCTAGCTTGGTTTTGATGtgcattcattaaatatttcctgacCGGGACTTCTCCCAGCCCaaatctgatgaaatcacagctcttttAGATATGTTCATCTTAAGTGGCTGGGGAGACAAAGATTAGAATGACACATTTCTTGCCCACTGGTTGTTTACAGTATATTTGGCAATAGACATTTATGCAAGTAAGTATCATACAAATTTTATAGGGGCATAGGAGACATTTAGACCAAAGTACTCAAGGAAAAGTTGAAGAGGGAATGGTCACATTCAACTGAGAGAATCAAAGAAGCCTTCACGAATGAGGTATCACCTGAACTAGGCTTTGAAAGAAGAGGTCCATTTTAATATATTGAGATAGACATGGAGTTATTCTAGGCGTTGGTTTTGGAAGGACAGCATGTATAAATGCATGCAGGTAGCAGAGTGCCACATGATATCATGGAAGCTAGTAATCCAATTCAGTCGAACCATAGACCATGTGAAGGGAAGTAGTAGGAAATAAACCtggaaagtaaataaataaacctGGCTCGAGCAATATTATAAAGGACTTCAAATATAGTCTAAGgagtttctatttttccttctgacaTCAGGAAGCCACTGAATGTTTCTGAGCAATATACTGACGTGGTCAAATTTTTGCATTTGGAAGGGTGTTTTCATTAATTGTGTGAATGAAGaattgagagagaagagactggaggcaagacTGGTTAGAGTCCATTTGAAATAGTCCAGACAAGTGGTGATAATTCCATCATAAAGGCAGTGCAAGTGGAGGGGATGGATTCTAGAAAAAGTTTAGAGAttgaattgacaagacttggcaactggatAGATATTGGAGGTGAAAGAAATAGCCAAATCAAAGCTAACACCAAGGATTCAAGCCTGGGAACCTGGGACAGTGGTGTTGCCAAGTTTAGTATGTCCAAGTATAATTACGTGTTTGATATATTGGGTTTAAGTTACAGGTGAACATCCATGTGTTtttttatactatatatacatatacatgtatatgtatgtatgtatacttatagATGTAAATAGATATAATATGTagattatatataaatatctacatattgatatatctgtatgtattatgtataaagTATACAGGAGGAATGATCAGATATCAAGGCAGAGATTGTAGAAGAGGCTGTGGGAAATTGGAGCATCTACATAAAGTGATCTTCAAAGTCATGAGAGTGCATGGAATTGTCAAGAGAGAAATTATATACAGAACCTAGAAAAGGATGTATTTCAAAATCTTGAAGGACACTCATTGACCTATCTTGAGGTTTAGATCAGGACCAGGTAACAGAAAGAGAACAGTCACATAAGGTAGAAGAACCTGGACAGAGCAATGTCAATGGAAGGCAATAGACATAGAGAATCCAGAAGGAAAAGGACAGTCAGCAATATCAAATATGACCAAAATGTCAAGAGAGTTAATATTGTGAGAAAGCTCATGGATTTGATAAATAAAAGGTCACTGTTGACATTAGGGATAGCAGTTTCAGTACAGTGGTGGAACTGGAAGTCATCTTTCTAGAGGCTTAGAAATcataaggaaatggaggaagtGAGTATGGACTACTTTTTAGTAGTGACTGAGGATGAGTGACAGTTTGACATCTTGAGAAGTTTAGTGGTGACTGGGGATAAGTGATAAAGAAAGGTAGCTTGAGAAGACAGGGTCaaggaaatgtgttttttttaagtttgttgtTAGGAAGGAAAAGACTCAATATTTGAGACAAAGAATCAAAAGTCTGTGGAACAATCaatcaagtagcatttattaagcatttcttatgtgccagggactatgctaagccctagaaatacaaacaaaaacagtccGTGCTCTCAAGGACTTTCCTTGTAAtgaaggagataacatgtacatactTTGGTATGTATGAACCATACAGAGTGGCTGGGGAGTACAAGAGAAGGTGCTAGCAGCTGAGATGGACTGGGAGTAATATCTTAAAGGTCTTAGAGTATCTGAGCTGAGTGGTAAAGGAAGTCAAAGCATTTGAGAAGCAGAAATTAGGAAGAAAACCATTCCAAGCCTGGGGGATAGCCATTATAaagacatggaggcaggagatgtagttttgtgtgtttgtgtgaggaaaagcaaCAGGGATAGCATGATTGAACCCATAGAGTGTATGCTGAGGGGCAGTAATGTGAAAAGAGTCTGGAAAGATGAGAATGCATCAGATTGTGAAGAaacttaaatgtcaaacaaaggacaatagagagccattgaagtCTATTGAGTAGAGAGGTGACATCAGAcatgcacttcaggaaaatcactttggcagttgtgcaaaggatgaattggagttgAAAGACACTTGGAAGGAGTCCAATTAGAAGAATATTGCAAATGTTATGGTAAGATGTGATGAATGGTTAGAGTAGAGTAGTTGCTGTGtgagtagagggaagggaatgTATTGAGATAACATGAAGGataaaaacagcaagatttggcaactgattgcatATATGGAATAAGATTGAAGATTATATGTATTGCAAACTTGGGCAACTGGAAATGTAGCAGGACCCTCAATAATAATAGAGACATTCAGAAAAGCGgagaagggggcggagccaagatggcagctggtaagcacggactagagtgagctccgtacccgagtccctccaaaaacctataaaaatggctctgaaccaattctagaaagcagaacccacagaacagggaagcagggttccagcccaggacagcctggatggtctctgggtgaggtctattccacacggagctgggagctgggaatggagtggagcagagcccagcctgaacggcgtggacgatccagaccagaagccgggcggagggggccctagcgccctgaatatgtgagctgcggcagttaccagacccctcgacccacaaacaccaaagactgcggagaaggttagtgggaaaagctgcagccccgggggcagtggaggtagggcagctacagctgttgttacttccggctccaggcccacctggtgggaagaattaagtggcggatcagagcaggagtgcacagcttgCTGAccatctaagcccagtctggactgggggtccttggggaaggaggagtgcggctctgacagagctggcacctcccccccaaacgtagaacatagaactcgttagtctacaagcagtcataccccactgaaaaactcaagggtcaagttagttgtttgggaatatggccaggcagcgaaaacgcgcccagattcagtctcagactttggattctttctttggtgacaaagaagaccaaaacatacagcctaaagaagacaacaaagtcatagagcctacaaccaaagcctccaagaaaaacatgaactggccccaggccatagaagaactcaaaaaggatttggaaaagcaagttagagaaatagaggaaaaattgggaagagaaatgagaaggatgtgagaaaaccatgaaaaacaagtcaatgacttgctaaaggagacccaaaaaaatacggaaaaatacactgaagaaaacaacaccttaaaaaacagactaactcaaatggcaaaagagctccaaaaagccaatgaggagaagaatgccttgaaaggcagaattagccaaatggaaaaggaggtccaaaagaccactgaagaaaatactactttaaaaattagattggagcaagtgtaagctagtgactttatgagaaatcaggatattataaaacagacccagaggaatgaaaaaatggaagacaatgtgaaatatctccttggaaaaaccactgacctggaaaatagatccaggagagataatttaaaaattattggactacctgaaagccatgatcaaaaaaagagcctagataccatctttcaagaaattatcaaggagaactgccctgatattctagagccacagggcaaaatagaaattgaaagaatccatcgatcacctcctcaaatagatcccaaaaagaaatctcctaggaatattgtcgccaaattccagagctcccagatcgaaggagaaaatactgcaagcagacagaaagaaacaatttgagtattgtggaaacccaatcagaataacccaagatctggcagcttctacattaagagatcgaagggcttggaatgcgatattccggaggtcaatggagctaggattaaaacctagaatcacctacccagcaaaactgagtatcatgttccaaggcaaaatatggactttcaataaaatagaggactttcaagctttctcagtgaaaagaccagaactgaatagaaaatttgactttcaaacacaagaatcaagagaagcatgaaaaggtaatcaagaaacggaaattgcaagggacttactaaagttgaactgttttgtttacattcctacatggaaagatgattcatgagacctcagtattagggtagttgaagggaatatgcatatatatatatatatatatatgtttatgtatatatataagtgaatgtgtatgtatgtatatatctatgtgtatatgtatgtatgtgtatgtatgtgtatatatatatatatgtgtgtgtttgtgtgtgtatatatatatatatatatatatgtaaaagagagagagcagacacagggtgagttgaagatgaagggaagatatctaaaagaaataaaatgaaattaagggatgagagagtaacatactgagagagggagatagggagagttagaatggggtggattatctcgcataaaggtggcaagaggaagcagttctatgggaggaggggagagggcaggtgaggggggaatgagtgaaccttgctctcatcagatttggcctgagggggaataccatacatactcagttgggtatcttaccccacaggaaagaagagggaggaagataaaaaaaaaagtaaaaggcggggggatgatggaggggagggcagatgggggtggaggtaatcaaaacaaacactttggaaaggggacagggtcaagggagaaaattcaataaagcgggaggatgggttgggaaggagcaaaatgtagttagcctttcacaacatgagtattgtggaagggttatacataataatacatgtgtggcctatgttgaattgctcaacttcttagggagggtgggtgggaagggaagagggaagagaatttggaactcaaagttttaaaatcagatgttcaaaaacaaaaacaaaaaaaaaagtttttgcatgcaactaaaaaataagatacacaggcaatggggcatagaaatttatcttgccctacaagaaaggaagggaaaaggggatgagaggggagggggggtgatagaggggagggctgactggggaacagggcaaccagaatataagccatcttggagtgggggggagggtagaaatggggagaaaatttgtaattcaaaatgttgtgaaaatcaatgctgaaaaccaaatatgttaaataaataaataaattgcagaaaagcGGAGAATTTgaggggaagatgatgagtttttTTGAACATGCTGATTTTGAGATGTCTTTGAGAtgttgtaaccagaattgtctttgttttctttgagtgactcaatttatctcagtgagctttatactaggtgctaagccccagacccaaaccccattaggtgttaatgtaatccatgtggatgtgaacatcccaggttcctaaggggaggggccaactcaagaaccaatcaccagagcctgagctctggtgattcagatgatgtctgatgatgtgtaaagccctataagaagggaggacagagctattggtgcggggctctggagatggtgttgatgaggagactccgggcagctgtagctaaggagccctccagcttgtaaacccggatgttgaaactttgttgaactgtggtaactatctgttgggacttgaatcagacaaagtctattgatgtctgtaatttgtttgcattttgttttgaagttcagggtgctggtttttttcccctgaactaactgaatgatgtttgaattaaaagtaagcttgtcaaccccttcaccttgctttctttaattaagcagattgaaagaacctgtgctgttggcagctttctgggtgctggctgtgggtgaatcttatacccccacagaagctgctagccaggttgttgacacAGATGTTCAACTTGAAATGTCCAATCCACAGTCGGTGATGTGGGACTAGATTTCAGGATAAGAGCCGGAATAATCAACTGAAAAGGGATGATTATTCAACCCATGGGTCCTGGTGATATCACCAAGTGAGAGATgatagggagaagagagagaagggcctAGAACAGAACCTTGGGGGGATACTTATGGTTAGTATGATGATATTAAAGGTGACCAAGAAAAGTTGATCAGACAGGTAGACAGAGAAGTAAGAGAGAGAGGgctgtcatgaaaacccagagaagagagtattaaggaTAATAAGCTGGTCAACTATGTTTTGAgatgtcaagaaagatgaagacctagaaaagaatattaaatttaataattaagaatcattaataatttttgaaagaacACCTTCAAATGGATGATGAGATCAGAGCCAGATTATAGACAGCTTAGAAGggaatgaaaggagaggaagtggagactTCATGTGTAAACTTTTTCCCAAGTAGTTCAGTTAGTAATGTAATGAATGGTGATGGCTTCAAGGGCTTAGCCCTTGACAAGATTTAGccctgacaaaaagaaaagacatctTTCCCTCTCAAATGAGCAAAGAAAAGTTCAGGACCCCTGGAAAGGGGGTTTTGTTAAAGTTAATAACACACTACTGAGAATTTTTTGCCAGATTATTATTTTCTTGTGGTAGCTGGGCTAGCAAGTTTGGTGGTATGAGGAAGAGAAGTTGGTTCTGAAttgaaagaacaatgaaaatCAAAGTTGCTCTGAGAAGGAAAACCTTCACCTACTTAACAATTTTCACAGGTGGTATTTTACAATTTCCTTAATGCTAAAGTGTCTGAATTCATACAAGACACTAACAAAGAATATGTGCCCTTGAGTGCgatttaaatatttcattatcCTCCCTGATTTATATGTCTTTGTGTCCTTAGGCCATTGGTCCACCAGAGGCAATGAAACCAGACAATCAAACTTCATCCTCGGACTTCATCTTGTTGGGCCTCCTTGTGGACAACAAGCTCATAGGAGTGGTCTTTGCTATAATCTTTTCGATCTTTGTGGTGGCTGTAACAGCCAATACAGTCATGATATTTCTAATTCAGGTGGACTCCCGGCTACATACCCCCATGTACTTCCTGCTCAGCCAGCTCTCTATTATGGACACCCTCTTCATTTGCACCACTGTGCCTAAACTCCTAGTAGATATGGTATCTGAGGAGAAAACAATTTCCTTTGTGGGTTGtggaattcagatttttctttacCTGACCATGATTGGTTCTGAGTTTTTCCTCTTGGGGCTCATGGCCTATGACCGTTATGTGGCTATCTGTAATCCCTTGAGGTACCCAGTCCTCATGAACCATAGGATGTGTCTTCTGTTGGCTTCAGGTTCCTGGTTAGGTGGCTCATTGGAGGGTTTCCTCCTCACAACTATCACAATGAATGTCCCCTACTGTGGCTCTCGAACCATCAATCATTTCTTCTGTGAGATCCCTACAGTCCTCAAGCTAGCCTGTGCAGACACATCCCTTTATGAAACCTTCATGTATGTATGTTGTGTGTTAATGCTGCTCATTCCTATCTCTATAATCTCTACCTCCTACTCTCTCATCTTGCTCACAGTCCACCGTATGCGTTCAGCAGATGGCCGGAAGAAAGCCTTTACCACCTGTTCTTCCCACCTGACTGTAGTCAGTATCTTCTATGGAGCTGCATTCTATACATATGTGCTGCCTCTATCCTACCATACCCCTGAGAAGGACAAGGTGGTGTCAGCCTTTTATACCATTGTCACACCCATGCTTAACCCTTTGATCTATAGTCTCAGGAACAAGGATGTCATGGGAGCATTGAAGAAAGTCTTATTAAAATGTTCCCCTACAAAGGAAATTACAGCAAGTGATGCTTAATATCAGCTATGACTCCTCCAATTTTTGGCAGTTATGGCACATAAGGGTGGCAGGGTTGGAATAATCGTCAGTAATGATGCACTTCCACTTTGCCTTCCAGTCACCCTTTCCCCAACAAACCCTGTGGCTCCAGACCCCATGGAGCAACTTGGCAGGAAGAATGACAAAAAGGATTacctttcttgattaccttttttttgattcttcttgaccccaggctgCCCAGACTACATGGGGGTGCCAGATGTAAAGAGTGGTTTGTCTTTTCATGCCACCATGAGCTCATAGTAATTAACTAAGAGCCTGCTGTTGATATGGATAACTGCCGCACTTTATTATATGTGTTGCCACTTCAAACAACATCTTCTGGGTCCTACCATGTATCCCATTGTCATGCTCTCCAGACCCCTGGGCACTGTCAACAGATCTGCTTACAAACCCTAAGGAACTTTTTCATTTGTCCAAATCTTCacccttaatattttttaattagatttttaaatttttattctacaacactcagttctacatgttcttgagtttcaagttttcttcccctccctcacttccctcctccccaagatggcatgtagtctgatatagattctatataaatcttcacattaaacttatttacataatagtcaagttgtaaagatgaactatgaccaatggaatgaatcatgagagagaagaaacaaaactaaaaaaagaagagaaataaaaagagaacatatagtttgcctcaatctgcattcagacttcacagttctttctctggatgtagttagCTTTTTcgatcatgagtcctctggagctgtgtttgagccttgtattggtgggaagagccaagtctatcaaagttagtcatcacagaatcactatgtctgtggttgtgtacaatattctcctgtttctgctcctctcactcagcatcatataatgcaagtctttccaggttattatgaagtctgtatcttccccatttcttatagcacaatagtattccattttattcatataccacaacttgttcagccattccccaattgatgggcatccccttgatttccaattctttactaccacaaaaagagctgctataaatatttttgtacatacaggcccctttcccacttgtgtggtctgtttggaatatagccctaggcgtggtattgctgggtcaaaggatatgcacgtttttatagccctttgggcatagttccaaattgctctccaaaatggctggatctgttcccaactttaccaacaatgtattaatgctccaattttcccacatcctctccagcattgatcattttcctgttttgtcatgttagccaatctgacaggagagatgtggtacctaagagttgttttgatttgcatttctctaatcaatagtgattcagagcatttttgcatgtgcctatagatatctttaatttcttcctctgaaaacttcctgttcttatcctttgaccatttctcaattggggaatggcttttattcctataaatttcctcagtttcctgtgcATTTTAGATATGagtcttttatcagagacactggttgtaaagactttctcccaatttatttctttctcctaatctttgttgcattcgATTTGTTTACACAAAAACTTCTTGGTTTAACGTAATAcagattatccattttgcattttgtaatgctttctgtctcttgctgcatgaatttttccctctcctgtagatctgagaggtaaactattccatgctcttccaaattgcttatagtatcagcttttatttcAAAATCATGAGCTGTTTT is from Trichosurus vulpecula isolate mTriVul1 chromosome 7, mTriVul1.pri, whole genome shotgun sequence and encodes:
- the LOC118857910 gene encoding olfactory receptor 2T11-like; the encoded protein is MKPDNQTSSSDFILLGLLVDNKLIGVVFAIIFSIFVVAVTANTVMIFLIQVDSRLHTPMYFLLSQLSIMDTLFICTTVPKLLVDMVSEEKTISFVGCGIQIFLYLTMIGSEFFLLGLMAYDRYVAICNPLRYPVLMNHRMCLLLASGSWLGGSLEGFLLTTITMNVPYCGSRTINHFFCEIPTVLKLACADTSLYETFMYVCCVLMLLIPISIISTSYSLILLTVHRMRSADGRKKAFTTCSSHLTVVSIFYGAAFYTYVLPLSYHTPEKDKVVSAFYTIVTPMLNPLIYSLRNKDVMGALKKVLLKCSPTKEITASDA